The genomic window GCCGGGCACCTTGTTGAACTCGAAGAAATTGCCGTGGCTGTCGCCCCAGGTGTGCACGCGGGAGACGCCGCCGTCGCAGAGGATCGCGGCGAAGACGCCGAGCCCCTTGTCCGCGTTGCCGTCCCACAGGACGGAGGCGCTCGCCGGGCTCGCGGTGACGAGGGTCAGGGCGGCGGCGACGGCGGCCGGGGGGAGCAGGTACCTGGCGCGGAGACCGCGTCGTTGCATTGTCTTCTCCTTGTGTGGGGGGAGGGATGGGGTGGCCGGTCGGGCGGAACCCCGTGGCCGGGGTCAGGCGAGGACGGCACGGCGACCTGAGGCAGGAGCCATGGGGGGGGGGAGCCGACCTTTCCTGTGCACGGCGGGGCTGCCGACCCAGCGCAGCCTGGGCGTCCGTATTCGGCACCGTCAAGACTCCATCCCGAAACGGTCAGTTATCGGTCGCACGGTGGCTGCGAGGAGGGTGTTGGGCGTCAGGTGGCTGTCGGGGAGGCGCCGCACGACTGCCGGATCACGAGCTTGGGGAGCCACTCGATGGTGGAGCGCTGGACCTCGGGGTCTTCGAGGCGGCGCAGCAGGAGTTTCACCGCGGTCTCGCCGACCGCGTGGTTGGCGGGGGAGACCGCGGTGAGGGGTGTGTCGGTCAGCCCGGCGAGCTCGTCGTTGTAGCAGACGAGCGCGAAGTCCCGGGGAATGTGGATCGCTTGGGCCAGCAGCCGCTGGAGCAGGTTCGTCGCGTCGATGTCGGTGTGCACGATCGCGGCCCGCACGCCTTCGGACCAGAGGAGCTCCAGCAGGAGGTCGGCGAGGCGCTCGAACGCGTCGAAGTACCCGATGTGGGGCTCGGTCAGGGTGATGTCGTCGTCGGAGAGGCCGAGCGCGTCCACCGCGGCGTGGTAACCGCGGCGGATATGGGGCCAGGTGTGCGTGCTCCGGGACAGCAGCGCGATCCGCTGGTGGCCGAGACCGGCCAGGTGGTGCACCGCGAGTGCGGCGCCCCCGGCGTGGTCCGACGCCACCCGGTCGAGGTCCGCCCCCGGCAGGCCCAGCGGTATCTGACGCTCCACCAGGACGGTGGGGACCCTCCCTTCCGCGAGCTGCGCGGCGTCCCTCTCGGTGGGACCGTCGATGGCCCAGCAGGGAGTCAGCAGTAGGCCGTCGGCACCGGCTGCGACCATGCTCCTGATCCGCGTCGCGTACTGGTCGGGGTGGTAGTCGGTGGTGCCGACCAGCAGGCGTGCGCCCGCCGCGGTGGCAGCCTCCCGGGCGCCGCGGATGACCGATCGGTAGAAGTAGTTGGCCGTCGGCACCACCATCCCGAGCACCGGGCCGCTGGGGGACGGGGTCGGCGCCTGGCGGGCGAGGCGAGCGTCGCGTGCGTTGAGCGGGGCGGTCGGCCAGGCCACCGAGCCGTGGAGCCTGCGGACGCGGCCCACGTCGGCGAGCGCGGTCACGTCACGGCGCGCGGTCTCCACCGAGATGCCGAGTGCGGCGGCGAGCTCGGTCACCCGCACGCTCTCCCGCTCCCGCACCAGCCGCAGGATCCGCGTGTGCCGATCCTCCACGCTCTCGCGCATGTCCGCCCTCTCGCCAGCGACCCACGGCCGGAGACCGGCGGATACCGGTCGAAGGGAGCGTAGCTCGAAGGCGGACCGTCCGACCGGCCGATGACCGAATGTTCGAACGGCATGGTCCGCGGGCGAGCCACCGCGAGCGGGTGCGGGCGGATCCTGTCGCCCTCTTGCCCTGTGGTCCAGACCACCGGAATACTCCTGCCCGCTTGACAGGAACACGTTCAAATAAAGGTCAACTCCCCCCACCAAGAGGAGACTTGAGTGAACAGCTCCATAGGCGGGCGCGCCGGTCTGGTCGCGGCGGCGGCCGGGCTCTCGGCCGTCACGGGCCTCGCCGCCCCGACCGCGAACGCAGCGGGCCCCACACCGCTGATGGCCTCGTTCCGGTCCGTGGACACGCTGCGAGCCCTTGAGGCGAGGCTCGGTGCCGACGACACGGCGGGCTACTACCGCGACGTGGCGACGAACCGGATGGTCGTCACCGTCACCGACGAGGCCGCAGCCGAGGAGGTGCGTGCAACCGCCGCCGTGGCCAGACTCGTCGAACGCAGTGGCGCCGAACTCGACGCGGCCAAGACCACCCTGGACAGGACCGTGCACATCGCCGGCACCACGTGGGGCATCGACCCCGTCACCAACCAGGTCCTCATCACTGCCGACAGCACCGTCAGAGGTGCCGGACTCGACGCGCTGAAGGCTGCCGCGGCCAAGATCGGCGACGCCGCGCGCATCGAGTACGAGAGCGGCGTGCTGAGCACCGACCAGTCCGGCGGCGAGTACATGGACAACGACGCCTCGGCCTGCTCCACCGGATTCAACGTCTCGGGCGGCGGCCACACCTACATCATCACCGCCGGACACTGCACCGACGGCGGCGGCATCTGGGAGACGTACTCCGGCTCACGGATCGGGCCCACCTCCCGCTCGGACTTCCCGACGAACGACTTCGGCGCCATCCAGTACGACAGCACGGTCACGCACCCCGGCGACGTCAACCTCTCCGGCACACACCGTGACATCACCTCCGCCGGAGACTCGTACGTCGGCCAGGCCATCGAGCGCAGCGGCTTCAAGACCGGCCGGCGCAGCGGCACGGTCACCGCGGTCAACGTCACGGTCAACTACTCCGCGGGGCCGGTCTACGGGATGGTCGCCAACAACTCATGCGCCGACCCGGGCGACAGCGGCGGCCCCTATCTGGCCGGAACCGTCGCGCTCGGCATCCACTCGGGCGGCAGCGGCACCTGCGCCAGCCCGGGCACCGAGTACTACCAGCCGGTGAAGGAAGCGCTGAGCGCGTACGGGCTCAGCGTGTACTGAGGCAGGCGGGTAGGCGGTAGGCGGTAGGCGGGCAGGCAGGCGGAGCCGGGGGCCGGCGGCCGGAGCGCTTCCGGCCGCCGACTTCCCCAGCGGCCTGGTCGCGGGGGCGACGGGGCCGCTGGGGGAAGGGCCGGCGAGGGGCCCTTCAGGCACCGCCGAAGGTCAGGCCGGTTCCCGTGAGATCGGCGCGGATCCCCTCGCTCTTCACGACGATGTCCCGCAGGCGTATGTCCCCGGGCATGCTCTTGGGCAGTTCGAACGAGAGCGACAGCCGGTCGGAGAGCTCCGGCGGCCTCATCTCCAGCAGGGCGCCGATGAGACGGGGGTCGATCCCCGCCCTCTCCAGCAGCCAGGGGTGATCGGCGACCAGGTCGACCAGGTTGACCCCGGTCAGCTGGTGGAGGAAGCGCGGTGAGCCCGTGAGCCGGCTCAGCTCCTTCTCGTCGCGCAGCGCCTGGTCGATCCGGGACCGGGGCATGCCCAGCTGCTCCACCACGGCGGGCAGGGCCAGCAACTCCTTGGCCCGCGCGGCTTCGTGGCTGATACGCGCGGCCGCTTCCGGATGCAGGTACAGCCCCGAACGGGCGGGATCCTTGCCGGGCCGGTAGGTGAACAGGCCGGGGACGTCGAGGCGTATGTCCTCCACCGTGGTGGAGACGGCGCGGTCGCTTCGCCGTTCGACGCGTGCCTCCGCCCGGACGCTCACGGTGCGGTCGGCCACGGGGAGCGATCCGGAGATGCGCACATCACCGGGTCCCGCGTTGGTGAACCTGATCTGGGAGGCGCCCAGTTCGCGGTTGAGGTCGTCGAACGAGAGCAGTACGTCACCGTCCATCCGCTCGACCACGGCGCCCTGGACGGCGGTCGGCAGATCGCCGACGATGCGGATGTCCTCGGCCCTCGCGTGCACTTCGGCCAGGGAGACCTTGTCGGCGGCCACGTCCGGCATGGTGAGATCGACCTGGTCGATGTTCTGCCCGACGACCTGGGTGACGAAGGGGAAGCCCGCGATGTCGACGTCCGGGCGGGCCCCGAGCCCGAGCGATTCCTGGATCTTGTCCTCGGCCTGCTCCTCCGCGTACATCACGGCCAGGCGGTCGCAGACGACGAGGAGAGTGGCCAGTAGCGCTGTGTGCACGGCGAGTCTCAGCACGCCGTGAAAGGAGACGAGGC from Streptomyces sp. FIT100 includes these protein-coding regions:
- a CDS encoding substrate-binding domain-containing protein; protein product: MRESVEDRHTRILRLVRERESVRVTELAAALGISVETARRDVTALADVGRVRRLHGSVAWPTAPLNARDARLARQAPTPSPSGPVLGMVVPTANYFYRSVIRGAREAATAAGARLLVGTTDYHPDQYATRIRSMVAAGADGLLLTPCWAIDGPTERDAAQLAEGRVPTVLVERQIPLGLPGADLDRVASDHAGGAALAVHHLAGLGHQRIALLSRSTHTWPHIRRGYHAAVDALGLSDDDITLTEPHIGYFDAFERLADLLLELLWSEGVRAAIVHTDIDATNLLQRLLAQAIHIPRDFALVCYNDELAGLTDTPLTAVSPANHAVGETAVKLLLRRLEDPEVQRSTIEWLPKLVIRQSCGASPTAT
- a CDS encoding S1 family peptidase yields the protein MNSSIGGRAGLVAAAAGLSAVTGLAAPTANAAGPTPLMASFRSVDTLRALEARLGADDTAGYYRDVATNRMVVTVTDEAAAEEVRATAAVARLVERSGAELDAAKTTLDRTVHIAGTTWGIDPVTNQVLITADSTVRGAGLDALKAAAAKIGDAARIEYESGVLSTDQSGGEYMDNDASACSTGFNVSGGGHTYIITAGHCTDGGGIWETYSGSRIGPTSRSDFPTNDFGAIQYDSTVTHPGDVNLSGTHRDITSAGDSYVGQAIERSGFKTGRRSGTVTAVNVTVNYSAGPVYGMVANNSCADPGDSGGPYLAGTVALGIHSGGSGTCASPGTEYYQPVKEALSAYGLSVY
- a CDS encoding DUF2993 domain-containing protein — translated: MTTHPHDPYAELAQPADPEEDFDDPSGRRAGEGPAGLDLPWEDEAEAPTPPDRRGGSRLVSFHGVLRLAVHTALLATLLVVCDRLAVMYAEEQAEDKIQESLGLGARPDVDIAGFPFVTQVVGQNIDQVDLTMPDVAADKVSLAEVHARAEDIRIVGDLPTAVQGAVVERMDGDVLLSFDDLNRELGASQIRFTNAGPGDVRISGSLPVADRTVSVRAEARVERRSDRAVSTTVEDIRLDVPGLFTYRPGKDPARSGLYLHPEAAARISHEAARAKELLALPAVVEQLGMPRSRIDQALRDEKELSRLTGSPRFLHQLTGVNLVDLVADHPWLLERAGIDPRLIGALLEMRPPELSDRLSLSFELPKSMPGDIRLRDIVVKSEGIRADLTGTGLTFGGA